The Chloroflexota bacterium DNA segment TTGCAGGGCCTCGGCGTCCAGCAACAGCGTTTCAGCGAAAAACGTTGGCGCGATATCTCTGCAGACGGACTCCATCAGCTGCTGCAGGTCAGGGGAAAGTTTGTCCCATGCGTCCTTGCTAAAAAAGAGATCCTGGCCGTCATGTGGCTGGCGCATTGGCGAGAGGTATATGTATTTGCACACTTCATGGAAGCCCATGCCCCAGGTTACCGAAGGCGTGATGTATTCGAAAGCGTCTATTACTCCGCGCTGCATGGATTCATAAACCTCAGCACCGGAGATGACCACACCCGCCACGCCGAGCGGCTCATATATTTCGGCCAAACGGGTGCTCCCGAAGCGGAACTTGAGACCTTTCAAATCTTGGAGCGTGTTCAGTTCTTTATTAGTATGCGCCCATATCTCGGCTGGATGGACAGTCAGGAGTCCAACGAACACGACAGGGTCGTTCTCGACGACTCTCCGTGCCAGTTCACGTCCGCCTCCGGCGCGGTCCCAGTAGATAAACTGCGTACCCGTAAGCCCGATACCGGTTTGGGTTGCTGAGATAAACTGTGCCGCGGGCCAGATTCCCTCCGCCCATCCGTAGGGGGCGTGGATTGCCTCCACGGCACCTTTGAGCAGCCCCTCATGTTCCTGCTTGACCGGGAGAATGGCACCAGCAGCGTAGGCTTCTATATCGAGTCTACCATTGCTCAAAGCTGTTGCCGTCTCGGCGAAGCGCTGGGTTTGTTGAAAGCTACGGTCTCCGGCTGGAGCGAAGGACTGGAGCCTGATCTTAATTACCTTTTCGGGTTGTGCTGGTGCAGGTGCTGGAACTGGTGCAGGTGCTGGAGTTGGTGCAGGTGCTGGAGCTGGCGCGGGTGCCGCACAAGCCGCCGCCAAGCCACCCACCAGCACCACCACCATAACAAAAGCTAATATCCTTCTTTTATTCATTTCATCCTCCTGAAATATCTGAGCTATGCCGTGTAAGATTTTAATCTATCGAAAACTACCACCTCCTTTTTTCTATTATTTGGTGGCCAACCAAAATTCAGATCAGTCAGATTGATTCGCAGCTATTTTAATTGCAGGAAGCCACACGCTAAATAGTTGCCTTACTACCCCAATACAAATTATCCGCCTTTTCTAGCCAACGTCTTTGTAGCTTGTTATTGGATAATCGGTCACGATATTCATATGCGATACTAGTACCCGATTTTCCAATGCTCATTCTACCATATTTGTCAATACATATTTGAGTGCTTTTAATAAGATGAGCTAAAGCCATTCTTACTATATGAGTGGTAATTAGACCGTTCATTAAATTTAAAGTAAAATTGATACCAAGAGTCGTAATAGGTTTTTGGTAACCAAGCTTGATCGTAAAAGGGATACTCAATGCATTGCCAGTGACTGAAAATTCGAAATAAAGGGAGAACATGAAAGATTTTACTGAAGACAAAGACTATGAACTGTGGATGCTACTGGCTCAGGCGCGGGAGGCAATGTATAAAGCGAGGCAGAAAGAATTACGCCGTTATAACCTATCTCCGAGACAGAGTGCTGTTTTATTTATTATTCGGGCAATTGGTGATAAAGTAACACCTGCCGAGATATCACGTCGGCTTCTAAGGGAGTCTCATTCTGTATCTGAAATAATTAGCAGGATGGAGAAACAAGGATTGTTGAAGAAGGTAAGAGATTTGGACAGAAAGAACTTAGTAAGAATCGAATTAACGGAAAAGGGTTCTGAAGCCTATAGTCAAGCAATCAAAAGAGATTCCATCCATAAAATAATGTCTGCTCTGTCTGATGAAGAACGCCGACAATTCAGCACAATGTTAATAACAATAAGGGACCGGGCGCTTAAAGAATCTGGGAAGGAACTTAGAACTCCTTTCCCACCGTTATAGTAAATTAAGCCAATCAAGTATATTTATAATTAGAAGATTTCACTACTTGCTTGGCTTCCTTTCTTATGAAATCATAGCAGCAAGTTAGACGTGGAGCACGATTGTTAACATGTTGCGGCATTGACTGGATGACCATTGTTACACAAGTTGTTTCCGAAGAAACTGAACCTAAGTAAACAATAGCTTGAATTGTGCAATAGGCAAAAAAAGAGGCTCTCCCTAGGTGTCAGTCCACTGGGAGAGCCTTTCCTTTACGGCGGGAGACGCTCTAGAATCAAAATCTGGGCGTTTTTTCGGGGCAGTGAATGGTTCTTATTCTTCTTTTCCCCTCTTCCAGGGATGCTGGCTCAAGGGGTGGTGCTGGAGAATAAAAAAAGGGTAGTCGGTTCCCCGACTACCCCGAAAAATGGGCACAAAAAAA contains these protein-coding regions:
- the dctP gene encoding TRAP transporter substrate-binding protein DctP, whose translation is MNKRRILAFVMVVVLVGGLAAACAAPAPAPAPAPTPAPAPVPAPAPAQPEKVIKIRLQSFAPAGDRSFQQTQRFAETATALSNGRLDIEAYAAGAILPVKQEHEGLLKGAVEAIHAPYGWAEGIWPAAQFISATQTGIGLTGTQFIYWDRAGGGRELARRVVENDPVVFVGLLTVHPAEIWAHTNKELNTLQDLKGLKFRFGSTRLAEIYEPLGVAGVVISGAEVYESMQRGVIDAFEYITPSVTWGMGFHEVCKYIYLSPMRQPHDGQDLFFSKDAWDKLSPDLQQLMESVCRDIAPTFFAETLLLDAEALQKIKDYGVEVRQVPAEIDAALYDSAMEWTMEKIATDPFFGEIQDSQLAWAEVCKAAGIQ
- a CDS encoding winged helix DNA-binding protein — encoded protein: MKDFTEDKDYELWMLLAQAREAMYKARQKELRRYNLSPRQSAVLFIIRAIGDKVTPAEISRRLLRESHSVSEIISRMEKQGLLKKVRDLDRKNLVRIELTEKGSEAYSQAIKRDSIHKIMSALSDEERRQFSTMLITIRDRALKESGKELRTPFPPL